The Syngnathus typhle isolate RoL2023-S1 ecotype Sweden linkage group LG14, RoL_Styp_1.0, whole genome shotgun sequence genome segment AATATTCACCAAAACCTTCTGTCGTTCTAATTGTAGCATATGAAAGTGtgaaaaacatcttttttttgtgttgtgttaaagttcaagcaaaaaaaaaggatatttcAGTTACCATAATGAGAAATCTGCTCGTGGTGATAGCTCATGCTGTTTTCACTATAGCAGATGAAGGAGAACAGGTGGATTTAGGTGTCAAATTCATATCACGCAAACAAAATATTCATCAAAATATCATATTTAAACCAGTGGTGCCACATTGAGcctattattgtaaagaaaatatCTGGCCTTGTGGACACACCTGCCATCTTTTTCTTGGAAGCCGATCATTAACAATGTTCCCTAATCTAGACTAAAATCTCAACGAGCCATATAAATGGTTGATATCTAATCACGCCTTCCCACAAGAATTGttttaattaatgattaaaatatTTGTTGACACCCCTTTCTGGTTTTCAGAAGACAAGTTCATTATAATTTTTCCAAATATACCTTAATAGTGACTTCAATATCCACATTTTAATCCAGATGATTACAAAATTGTTTACATTTGGTCCTTTTGTCACACCTCTACATATGATTATGGAAATCGTAGTATTTCTCCTATTCGTGCTGTTTTACTGTGTCAAAATAACTGCTTTGGCCGAGCTATTAAAACTACAAGCTAAGTTTTCCAACTTTTCCACTGTACTGTTATTCATTACGGTGTTGCAATTTTCATCTTTTAAATGTGGCCTCGAATATAAAAAGCATGATAAAACGTTTTCTTTCATGCCAAGCACTATACACATCTTAAATTAACACACACATTACTTTTTTGAAAAGCATTATTTCCATGTGCTGTTGTGTGTTCAACTACTATGCCTttacgtcaagacacacaaagagatcgaaattacgcaATATAAATACACtcccgttcaaaagtttggggtcacaaaattgtttgggtgaccccaaacttttgaacggtagtgtatatatttatttagataattatttatagattatatatataatcttctgtgtaaaaaatcttataatatatatgtatacttatattcatagattatatataattttatacaaatataagatataatttataatatttaattcataatatttattataatattattattattaccttcggggggggagtgaagcaccaattatcttaccagccgtgttcactatgcgctgcagggccttcatgttgtattcagtgcagctaccaccccaaacagcgatacaactggagagagaggacgctctcaatggtgccacggtagaatgcagtcatgacggccggaggagcgctggcccgcctgagtttccgcaggaagcacaggcggcgctgagctttcttcgccactgatgcagtgttggtggtgcaggagaggtcctcactaatgggcacccccaggaatctggtgctgctcactctctccaccacagcgccgtcagtggcaggtgttgggtttgACCCTTCCGgaggtcaacaacaatctccttggtcttgttcaGAAGGAGGTGGTTGTCCCTGCATGTTTGCTCATTTGTGTGTGGTTTTTATTGGCTGTTAGCAGGAGAGTGGGATTTTGTCGTGTTGGAAAACAGGGTGAGGTCAGTATATTGCCAAGGCGTGATGTTTTCCAGTCGTTTCGCAAGCCTCGCTCTTGTAGGATGTGGACTGAAAACCCGAGTTGGACTTCTTTGGAATTGGTATTTGTGAGTTTATTCTAATGGTGACTAGatacatttctttatttattcaatAAACAATTGGGCTCAAAATGGTGTGTGCAAATAAAgagagtaaaaaaaatgcaaattttttcaaataaaaaaaaataagtaataaaaaaataaagtctgctttattgtcaatcccttcatatgtcaagacacacaaagaaaacgaaattccgtttcctctatcccacggtgacgagacatagtacacgatagacatacaagtagacgacacaaaataaaaacaagaaggcgtaaataataaataaataatatgagtgatgaataaacaaataatctTAATAAAATATAaggtaaataataaaataaaaggtaACATACATGTCTcatgcttcttctttttttgtctcaGCAGAATTCTGACGATGATTCAGTTGAGAACCCGGACATGTTTGTTGCTTGGAGGTCTGAGTGTGTTGGTCATCCACTTCCTTTTGGATCTTATAGACCAAAAGAACATTGGCCTCCAATCAGGAGTGAAAGAGGGTCACAATGGCATTCTGGAGACCACCATCCAAAGCGAAACCTTCTGGGAAAATCAAGTTTGTCATCAAAACACATCGGTAGCCAACATGACAGGCTTCGCCGCTCTTCCTGGTAATATTCAAGACTTTCTGTCCTATCGCCACTGTCGCCATTTTCCTATGCTACTGGACGTTCCTGATAAATGTGGCGGAGTTGCGCAATCAGGAGATGTTTTCCTCCTATTGGCCATTAAAAGCTCTCCTGGAAACTACGAGCGGCGAGAGGTGTTGCGCAAGACCTGGGCGAAGGAGAGATTACACAACGGGGTTTGGATCAGAAGGATCTTCCTCTCGGGTACCGCCAATCGAGGCTTTGAGAAGATGAGACTGAACAAGCTCCTCCAAGCAGAGCAACGCGAGAACAAAGACATCGTCCAGTGGGATTTTGCCGACTCCTTTTACAACCTCACCTTGAAGCAACTGCTCTTCCTGGAATGGATGGAAAGAAACTGTCCAAACGCTCGCTTTATGTTAAACGGCGACGACGACGTTTTTGCCAACACCGACAACATGGTGGagttcctccagagtcttaaaGACAACGACGGAGGTAAACATCTCTTCACCGGTCACCTGATCTACAACGTCGGACCCATTCGCTCGCCCGGGAGCAAATATTACATCCCGGTTCAGGTGCAGGAGTCGGACTCGTACCCCCCCTATTGCGGAGGCGGGGGATTCTTGCTGTCAGGCTACACAGCTTCCACCATCCTCAAGATGTCCCGTTCCATCACTCTCCTTCCCATCGATGACGTTTACATGGGGATGTGTCTGAAGAAAGCGGGACTTGCACCGAGCTCGCACATGGGGGTGAAGACAGCAGGACTGCGCATCCCCGCCAAAAATGTAGACACGTACGATCCTTGCTATTATAAAGAAATGCTGCTGGTCCATCGATTCCTCCCGGCTCAGATGTACCTCATGTGGCATCGAATACACGACCGGACGCTTAAATGCACTTCGGCAGATGTGACTGTCAGGTGAAAGCAGAGATTGTGACGTTTGTTGCTTGGATTCGAGCGGAGTTTAATGGCGGCACGGTCCGCATGCGGCCAGGCGGTGGGACACACGCACAACGCGGGACGTCGTGTGGAGGATCAGCCGGGGTCACCAGAAGGAATCAGTTCAACCTCTTTTCATGAGAAATAATTGCCTTTTATGTCCAGCAACATGAATCCTTGCTTGATTACAATCCCAAGGTTAAGAAGAGATGTCAAAAAGGTCAAATTTGAagaccttttattttttaagatactgatattttgtatttatgaaAACGAATATTTTAGTGGAttaaaaaaggttgaaaaacatggtcaaaataattcaaatcatATCACAGGACTCTTGAGGATGTAAATGATCGGAGGGCCAGTTTAAAGAATAGCAATGACGTCAAAGTGTGTGCAGGGGTAAACAAACTATTTCCTTGTTCCACTTTTTTAACGGTACCAAAAGCTGCCTAAAattgcgcggggggg includes the following:
- the LOC133167199 gene encoding N-acetyllactosaminide beta-1,3-N-acetylglucosaminyltransferase 3-like, with product MIQLRTRTCLLLGGLSVLVIHFLLDLIDQKNIGLQSGVKEGHNGILETTIQSETFWENQVCHQNTSVANMTGFAALPGNIQDFLSYRHCRHFPMLLDVPDKCGGVAQSGDVFLLLAIKSSPGNYERREVLRKTWAKERLHNGVWIRRIFLSGTANRGFEKMRLNKLLQAEQRENKDIVQWDFADSFYNLTLKQLLFLEWMERNCPNARFMLNGDDDVFANTDNMVEFLQSLKDNDGGKHLFTGHLIYNVGPIRSPGSKYYIPVQVQESDSYPPYCGGGGFLLSGYTASTILKMSRSITLLPIDDVYMGMCLKKAGLAPSSHMGVKTAGLRIPAKNVDTYDPCYYKEMLLVHRFLPAQMYLMWHRIHDRTLKCTSADVTVR